In Nitrospira sp., one genomic interval encodes:
- a CDS encoding adenosylcobinamide amidohydrolase produces MTLTASRTLSTKHRIVEGTLIVDLGARLRVLSSAPRGGGLRTTRYILNHQVTSVGRTSQPWGDPSLYLRKLAGSLGVDVDCVALMTAVPMTQVVVSRAMAGGIWVECLATVGVTNAVRAGEVPAPEVRNAGSHTTGTINLIVITNACLAAPALVGAVQVATESKTGTLCDHAVPSWTGSPNATGTGTDAVVMACALKGHGPWQAYAGTHTMVGAMIGQVTADCLTQGLVRAAQWMSSASSAGSSV; encoded by the coding sequence ATGACACTGACTGCATCACGAACACTCTCGACGAAGCATCGCATCGTGGAGGGCACATTGATCGTCGACTTGGGGGCACGGCTGCGCGTGTTATCGTCGGCTCCGCGAGGAGGCGGTCTCCGGACGACGCGGTACATCCTGAATCATCAGGTCACTTCCGTGGGGCGAACGAGTCAGCCGTGGGGAGACCCCAGTCTGTATCTGCGGAAGCTGGCCGGATCACTCGGGGTGGATGTGGACTGCGTCGCCCTCATGACGGCGGTTCCGATGACACAGGTGGTGGTCAGCCGAGCCATGGCTGGGGGCATATGGGTGGAATGCCTGGCGACGGTGGGGGTGACCAATGCGGTGCGCGCCGGCGAGGTGCCGGCTCCAGAGGTGCGTAACGCCGGATCCCATACCACCGGAACGATCAACCTCATTGTGATTACCAATGCCTGCCTGGCTGCTCCAGCGCTGGTGGGAGCCGTGCAGGTGGCGACAGAGAGCAAGACAGGCACCTTGTGTGACCATGCCGTGCCCAGTTGGACCGGCAGTCCCAATGCGACCGGAACCGGGACGGATGCAGTGGTCATGGCCTGCGCCTTGAAGGGGCACGGTCCTTGGCAAGCCTACGCAGGGACGCATACCATGGTGGGGGCGATGATCGGACAGGTGACGGCGGACTGCCTCACGCAAGGCTTGGTGCGTGCGGCTCAATGGATGTCTTCGGCGTCATCGGCTGGTTCATCTGTCTGA